A single genomic interval of Cellvibrio sp. PSBB023 harbors:
- the mraY gene encoding phospho-N-acetylmuramoyl-pentapeptide-transferase, which translates to MLYWLAEYLQEYLRSFAVFQYLTVRAILGVLTALGISLLLGPWFIRRLTELRIGQSIRNDGPQSHLSKSGTPTMGGALILSAIFISTLLWANLSNRYVWVVLIVTAIFGAVGWVDDYRKVAKRDSRGLPARWKYFWQSIAGFGAAVFLYYTAQTPAETQLFIPFFKNVALDLGIFYIVFTYFVIVGTSNAVNLTDGLDGLAIMPSVMVAGALAVIAYLAGHSQFSQYLHIAYIPGAGELVVFCCALVGAGLGFLWFNTYPAQVFMGDVGALALGAALGLIAVIVRHEIVLFIMGGIFVLETVSVILQVASFKLTGRRIFRMAPIHHHFELKGWPEPRVIVRFWIITLVLVLIGLATLKIR; encoded by the coding sequence ATGCTGTACTGGTTAGCAGAATACTTACAAGAATACCTGCGCAGTTTTGCAGTGTTTCAATATTTAACGGTGCGCGCCATTTTAGGTGTGCTCACCGCACTAGGTATTTCGTTGCTGCTTGGCCCTTGGTTCATTCGCCGCCTCACGGAATTGCGTATCGGCCAATCCATTCGTAACGATGGCCCGCAATCACACTTGAGTAAATCCGGTACCCCTACCATGGGCGGCGCGTTAATTTTGTCGGCCATTTTTATCAGTACCTTGCTCTGGGCTAACTTATCCAATCGCTATGTCTGGGTTGTGTTAATTGTTACTGCAATTTTTGGCGCGGTAGGTTGGGTGGATGACTATCGCAAAGTTGCCAAACGCGATTCACGCGGTTTGCCTGCCCGTTGGAAATATTTTTGGCAATCCATAGCTGGTTTTGGTGCGGCGGTGTTTTTGTATTACACCGCGCAAACGCCGGCAGAAACACAATTGTTTATTCCCTTCTTTAAAAACGTTGCGCTCGATCTGGGTATTTTCTACATAGTGTTTACCTATTTTGTGATTGTGGGTACCAGCAATGCAGTAAACCTGACCGATGGTTTGGATGGTTTGGCGATTATGCCCAGCGTTATGGTGGCCGGTGCTTTGGCGGTGATTGCCTATTTGGCTGGCCATTCGCAATTTTCGCAGTATTTGCACATCGCCTACATTCCCGGTGCCGGAGAATTGGTGGTGTTCTGCTGCGCTCTGGTGGGCGCAGGGCTGGGTTTTCTGTGGTTTAACACTTACCCCGCACAAGTATTTATGGGCGATGTTGGTGCCCTGGCGCTCGGCGCGGCACTTGGGTTAATCGCCGTGATTGTTCGCCATGAAATTGTCCTTTTTATTATGGGCGGCATTTTTGTGCTGGAAACTGTATCGGTCATTTTGCAAGTTGCCTCTTTTAAATTGACAGGCCGTCGTATTTTTCGCATGGCTCCCATCCATCACCACTTTGAATTAAAGGGTTGGCCAGAGCCGCGGGTAATTGTGCGTTTCTGGATTATTACCCTGGTACTGGTGCTGATTGGTTTGGCAACTTTAAAAATTCGTTAA
- the murF gene encoding UDP-N-acetylmuramoyl-tripeptide--D-alanyl-D-alanine ligase, translating into MIKPLTLKWVEEFIAAHKPLRAVTAKCHQGDAEFTAVSIDSRTLNAGDLFIALRGERFDAHNFIQDAVAKKPCALVVERFFPEIALPQLVVSDSLLALGQIAALNRSLFSRPVIAITGSSGKTTVKTLLAGILAECGSTHATKGNFNNHIGVPLTLLQLEAHHEFAVIEMGASGPGEIEYLCSLAKPQITMINNVMAAHIQGFGSIQGVARAKGEIYAALPTTGVAVVNLDDRFAPDWLATLTNRRVIRVSFKDADADCFAQDIQTSANSLEFAINLQGQAMQVSLNAQGEHNVRNALMAAACASAVGADLQKIKQGLANFAPVAGRMSRHVGINGVALIDDSYNANPGSVRAAIDVLAQKKHSVLVLGDLGELGTEAPQLHAELGEYARTKKLSHLFTVGTLSENAATAFGAGAEHFKDKAALVEHLKTIANKKTTILIKGSRSAAMDTVVRELCVSAGDKH; encoded by the coding sequence ATGATCAAGCCTCTTACATTAAAGTGGGTTGAAGAGTTTATTGCTGCGCACAAACCCTTGCGTGCAGTCACTGCAAAATGCCATCAAGGCGATGCAGAATTTACCGCTGTCAGTATTGATTCGCGCACCTTGAATGCAGGCGATTTATTTATTGCGCTGCGCGGCGAACGTTTTGATGCACACAATTTTATTCAGGACGCGGTTGCTAAAAAGCCTTGCGCTCTGGTAGTTGAGCGCTTTTTCCCCGAGATTGCCTTGCCGCAATTAGTGGTCAGCGATTCGCTGCTGGCATTAGGGCAAATTGCTGCACTCAATCGCAGTTTATTTTCGCGCCCGGTTATTGCTATTACCGGTAGCAGCGGGAAGACCACAGTAAAAACATTGCTGGCGGGCATTTTGGCTGAGTGTGGTTCAACCCATGCCACAAAAGGCAATTTTAATAACCATATCGGTGTGCCTTTAACGCTGCTGCAACTGGAAGCACATCACGAGTTTGCGGTGATCGAAATGGGCGCGAGTGGCCCTGGTGAAATTGAGTATCTTTGCTCGCTCGCCAAACCACAAATTACCATGATCAATAATGTCATGGCCGCGCATATCCAGGGTTTTGGTTCCATCCAGGGTGTTGCGCGTGCCAAAGGTGAAATTTATGCCGCGCTGCCTACCACCGGTGTAGCGGTGGTGAATTTGGATGATCGCTTTGCACCTGACTGGTTGGCAACACTCACGAATCGTCGTGTGATTCGCGTGTCCTTTAAAGATGCCGACGCCGATTGTTTTGCGCAGGATATTCAAACCAGTGCGAACAGTTTGGAATTTGCTATCAACCTGCAAGGCCAGGCCATGCAAGTTAGCTTGAATGCACAGGGCGAACACAATGTACGCAATGCCTTAATGGCCGCCGCTTGTGCATCGGCGGTGGGTGCAGACCTGCAAAAAATTAAGCAGGGGCTTGCCAATTTTGCCCCCGTAGCGGGTCGCATGAGTCGTCATGTTGGTATCAACGGAGTTGCGCTGATTGATGACAGTTACAACGCCAATCCCGGTTCAGTGCGCGCTGCAATTGATGTGCTGGCGCAAAAGAAACACAGCGTATTGGTTCTGGGTGACTTGGGTGAGTTGGGGACGGAAGCGCCGCAGTTGCACGCCGAACTGGGTGAATACGCCCGTACGAAAAAACTGAGTCATTTATTTACTGTGGGAACCCTCAGTGAAAATGCTGCTACCGCATTTGGCGCTGGCGCTGAACACTTTAAGGATAAAGCGGCATTGGTTGAACATTTAAAAACCATTGCCAACAAAAAAACCACCATTCTTATTAAAGGTTCACGCAGTGCCGCAATGGACACAGTCGTACGTGAGCTCTGTGTATCAGCAGGAGACAAACACTGA
- the ftsW gene encoding putative lipid II flippase FtsW: MTSATSINAIPLSQRIDWPLLCLWFALMSVGLIMVASASVSFAALTYNDAWFFAKRHAVYMLMGICLAGFVVCVPMSVWQKYAGHFLLFTIFLLVIVLIPGIGKKVNGSQRWFSLGVISIQVSEIAKFCAVVFFASFFARRYQELHFGWQGFLKPLMVVGVFVGLLLLEPDFGSSVVLSATVFAMMFIAGVRMLHFLLLIVIGVGGLAAVAVLSPYRMQRLITFLDPWADQFNTGYQLTQSLIGFGRGEWFGLGLGNSLQKLFFLPEAHTDFIFAIIAEEFGLVGAVLLLGLFAALIMRIFNVAKQNLAAGKMFAALATFGVAILFSFQVFINMGVSSGLLPTKGLTLPFISYGGSSLLICCVLMAFVMRVQWELAGYVPEVPEPTKVPRTRLMEASV, encoded by the coding sequence ATGACCTCCGCCACCTCAATCAACGCCATTCCATTAAGTCAACGCATTGATTGGCCGCTGCTGTGCCTATGGTTTGCATTGATGTCGGTTGGCTTGATTATGGTGGCTTCCGCCTCAGTTTCTTTTGCGGCGTTGACCTATAACGATGCCTGGTTTTTTGCCAAACGTCATGCGGTTTATATGCTGATGGGCATTTGCCTGGCAGGGTTCGTGGTATGTGTGCCCATGAGTGTGTGGCAAAAATATGCGGGTCACTTTTTGTTGTTCACTATTTTCCTGTTGGTGATTGTACTTATTCCAGGCATAGGCAAAAAAGTCAACGGAAGTCAGCGGTGGTTCAGCCTGGGTGTTATATCTATTCAGGTGTCTGAAATCGCCAAATTTTGTGCCGTGGTTTTCTTTGCCAGCTTTTTCGCACGTCGCTATCAAGAGTTACATTTTGGGTGGCAAGGGTTTCTTAAACCACTCATGGTTGTCGGGGTTTTTGTTGGATTGTTATTGCTGGAGCCGGACTTTGGTAGTTCGGTGGTGTTAAGTGCAACAGTGTTCGCCATGATGTTTATTGCCGGTGTCAGAATGCTGCACTTTTTATTACTGATCGTCATTGGTGTCGGCGGCCTTGCTGCGGTTGCTGTGTTATCGCCATACCGCATGCAGCGCTTGATTACCTTCCTTGACCCCTGGGCAGATCAATTCAATACCGGCTATCAATTGACACAATCCTTAATTGGATTCGGGCGTGGAGAGTGGTTCGGTTTGGGCTTGGGCAATAGCTTGCAAAAATTATTCTTTTTACCGGAAGCCCATACTGACTTCATCTTCGCCATTATTGCGGAGGAGTTCGGATTAGTTGGTGCAGTGTTATTGCTGGGTTTATTTGCTGCACTGATCATGCGAATTTTTAACGTGGCCAAACAAAATCTGGCGGCCGGAAAAATGTTCGCAGCACTTGCTACTTTTGGCGTGGCGATTCTGTTTTCATTCCAGGTATTCATCAATATGGGCGTTTCCTCCGGGTTGTTGCCAACCAAAGGTCTGACGCTGCCCTTCATCAGTTACGGCGGTAGTAGTTTGTTGATTTGCTGTGTGCTGATGGCGTTTGTGATGAGAGTGCAATGGGAATTGGCGGGTTATGTACCCGAAGTGCCGGAGCCAACAAAAGTGCCGCGCACTCGCCTCATGGAGGCCAGTGTATGA
- the murD gene encoding UDP-N-acetylmuramoyl-L-alanine--D-glutamate ligase — translation MIATSKIKAIIGTGITGLSVARFLAAQQQAFILLDTRSSPPNLEQVKREFPTVSIECGELNPNTLLACDEIIVSPGIAVATPAIEQARAAGIPVVGDIELFVRYAKAPIVAITGSNAKSTVTTLVGEMAKTAGIHVAVGGNLGTPALELLDDAVELYVMELSSFQLETVTKLNAKVATILNISADHLDRYENMRAYILAKLRVYFGAETIVVNRNDLLTHPPLAAGVKPIYFGGRADFGGFGLIQRDGVEWLAKNLTPLMAASELKIRGRHNVDNALAALALGDAAAIPMDAMLATLKTFSGLRHRCEFVAEKNAVEFYNDSKGTNIGATLAAISGLARDPHQLIVILGGEGKGQDFTELTPALRAINSRVVLIGRDAPVIEQAISSATPTVHADSIVDAVNKAFALANAGDAVLLSPACASFDMFKNYEDRGEKFCSAVRELCAS, via the coding sequence ATGATTGCCACCAGTAAGATTAAAGCGATTATCGGCACCGGTATTACCGGTTTGTCGGTTGCCCGCTTTTTGGCGGCACAACAGCAGGCATTTATCCTGCTGGATACGCGTTCATCGCCACCGAATCTGGAGCAGGTTAAGCGTGAGTTCCCCACCGTCAGTATTGAATGTGGTGAGTTGAATCCAAATACCTTGTTGGCTTGCGATGAAATTATTGTTAGCCCCGGTATCGCTGTCGCAACACCCGCTATCGAGCAAGCACGTGCGGCCGGTATTCCGGTAGTAGGTGATATTGAATTATTTGTGCGCTACGCCAAAGCACCAATTGTGGCGATTACCGGTTCTAATGCAAAGAGTACGGTAACCACGCTAGTCGGTGAGATGGCTAAAACGGCCGGTATTCATGTCGCGGTGGGCGGCAATTTAGGTACGCCGGCACTGGAATTATTGGACGATGCTGTTGAGCTCTATGTGATGGAGTTATCCAGCTTCCAATTGGAAACAGTGACCAAACTTAACGCCAAAGTGGCAACCATTTTAAATATCAGCGCGGATCATCTGGATCGTTACGAAAATATGCGCGCTTATATTCTTGCCAAATTGCGTGTGTATTTTGGGGCGGAAACCATTGTGGTAAATCGCAACGACCTGCTCACTCATCCACCGCTCGCCGCAGGCGTTAAGCCCATCTATTTTGGTGGTCGTGCCGATTTTGGTGGCTTTGGCCTAATACAGCGTGATGGTGTTGAGTGGCTTGCTAAAAACCTTACGCCATTAATGGCTGCCAGCGAGCTGAAAATTCGTGGTCGCCATAATGTGGATAATGCCTTGGCTGCACTGGCGCTGGGCGATGCAGCAGCTATCCCTATGGATGCCATGCTCGCAACATTAAAAACCTTTTCCGGTTTACGTCACCGCTGTGAATTTGTTGCTGAAAAAAATGCTGTGGAGTTTTACAACGATTCCAAAGGCACCAATATCGGCGCAACCCTTGCAGCTATATCCGGTCTGGCGCGCGACCCTCATCAGTTAATTGTCATTTTAGGTGGCGAAGGTAAAGGGCAGGACTTCACAGAACTAACCCCTGCACTGCGCGCAATTAATAGCCGCGTGGTATTAATTGGCCGCGATGCACCGGTAATCGAACAGGCGATTTCCTCTGCCACACCAACCGTACATGCCGACTCAATAGTGGATGCGGTTAATAAAGCATTTGCGCTGGCGAATGCGGGTGATGCCGTATTGTTATCACCGGCTTGTGCCAGCTTTGATATGTTTAAAAACTACGAAGATCGTGGTGAGAAATTTTGCTCGGCTGTGCGGGAGCTGTGTGCATCATGA
- the murC gene encoding UDP-N-acetylmuramate--L-alanine ligase produces the protein MRRIRRIHFIGIGGAGMSGIAEVLLNQGYEISGSDIKASSVTDRLKTKGATIYIGHAAENVQGADVVVNSSAVNAQNPEIQGARELRIPIVRRAEMLAELMRYRHGIAVAGTHGKTTTTSLLASVLAAAKLDPTFIIGGLVNSTGTNAQLGASRYLVAEADESDASFLHLQPMVAIVTNIDADHMETYGGDFSKLKKTFIEFLHNLPFYGLAVLCGDDPVVREIIPEVARPILTYGFDERCDFRAINIRQDKMHSEFDVIRPGHEKALHIRINIPGIHNVLNATAVIAVATDEGISDEAIQFGLENFQGVGRRFQVYGNFPVGEGDAMLVDDYGHHPREVAAVIKAVRDGWPDRRLVMIYQPHRYTRTRDLYEDFVEVLSTVDALIMLEVYSAGEDAIPGADSRHLCRSVRARGVVEPIFVETVDGVPAIVKDIVRAGDIVITQGAGNVGVLSPELAKRQLR, from the coding sequence ATGCGCCGAATTCGTCGCATCCATTTTATTGGCATTGGCGGTGCAGGTATGAGTGGCATCGCCGAAGTATTACTTAACCAGGGTTATGAAATTTCCGGTTCGGATATTAAAGCATCCAGTGTTACTGATCGCTTAAAAACCAAAGGTGCCACTATTTATATTGGCCATGCGGCTGAAAATGTTCAAGGCGCAGATGTTGTTGTGAACTCCAGTGCAGTGAATGCACAAAACCCGGAAATTCAGGGTGCCCGTGAATTGCGTATTCCCATTGTGCGCCGCGCCGAGATGCTTGCGGAGTTGATGCGTTATCGTCACGGTATTGCGGTTGCCGGTACACACGGAAAAACCACGACCACCAGTTTATTGGCATCAGTCTTGGCAGCAGCAAAACTGGACCCTACATTTATTATTGGTGGTTTGGTGAATAGCACCGGCACCAATGCACAACTGGGCGCCAGCCGTTATTTGGTCGCCGAAGCGGACGAGAGCGACGCATCATTTTTACACCTGCAGCCGATGGTGGCGATTGTTACCAATATCGATGCCGATCATATGGAAACCTATGGCGGTGACTTTTCCAAATTGAAAAAAACCTTCATCGAGTTTTTGCACAACTTGCCTTTTTATGGACTTGCGGTGCTGTGCGGTGATGATCCGGTTGTGCGCGAGATTATTCCGGAAGTGGCGCGCCCGATTCTTACCTATGGTTTTGATGAACGTTGCGATTTCCGTGCGATTAATATCCGCCAGGACAAAATGCATTCCGAGTTTGATGTTATTCGTCCCGGTCATGAAAAAGCATTGCATATTCGCATCAATATTCCTGGTATCCACAATGTCTTGAATGCAACTGCAGTAATTGCTGTCGCTACCGATGAAGGCATTAGCGATGAGGCTATTCAATTTGGTTTGGAAAACTTCCAGGGCGTTGGTCGACGCTTTCAAGTTTATGGCAATTTTCCGGTGGGCGAAGGCGATGCAATGTTGGTTGATGATTACGGTCATCACCCACGTGAAGTGGCTGCAGTTATTAAAGCGGTGCGCGACGGTTGGCCCGATCGCCGCTTGGTCATGATTTATCAGCCGCATCGCTACACACGGACCCGGGATCTTTATGAAGATTTCGTAGAGGTACTATCCACGGTGGACGCATTAATTATGTTGGAAGTCTACAGTGCCGGTGAGGATGCAATCCCCGGTGCCGACAGTCGTCACTTGTGTCGCAGTGTGCGTGCACGCGGAGTGGTTGAGCCGATTTTTGTTGAAACCGTTGACGGTGTTCCTGCAATCGTAAAAGACATAGTTCGTGCTGGCGACATAGTGATCACCCAGGGCGCTGGTAATGTGGGTGTACTTTCTCCTGAATTAGCAAAACGACAATTGCGTTAG
- a CDS encoding UDP-N-acetylmuramoyl-L-alanyl-D-glutamate--2,6-diaminopimelate ligase, giving the protein MTTHYSINATTLADILPGVALEKAATIAVRNLCLDTRQLKIGDAFIAIVGNKIDGRDFIAKAIELGASAILVEADKNWQGIAWLGDVPVIAIEQLSAQVSAIAARFFGEPSKKVHLLGITGTNGKTTCSLLAAQLLARLQHKSAVVGTLGYGLLDTTALAPIAQQLGALHSTGLTTPDPIALQRILAELVNDGAASIAIEVSSHSLQQKRVANVNVHTAIFTNLTQDHLDYHGDLTSYGNAKAQLLQAPGLHTTIFNLDDDWAKSLLGKVPAGVNALSYSTKIAADIYAQDIELNAFGVTAHLVTPWGEAKIQSPLLGEFNLSNLLAIIAAVAVQGFALDAIVACVPDLLPAPGRMQQVVVDQQAQQVQVIVDYAHTPDALENTLRAIQQHKAGNIWTVFGCGGDRDKTKRPLMGTIAERLSDYVIVTNDNPRSEEPSTIAGEILRGMNRPSGCLVIADRAQAIDFAVQQAKAGDIVLIAGKGHEDYQIFATQTLPFSDTKQARIALQKRIAKSENDNRSQGATP; this is encoded by the coding sequence ATGACTACTCATTATTCCATTAACGCTACAACACTCGCGGATATATTGCCGGGGGTTGCGCTGGAAAAAGCCGCAACTATTGCTGTGCGCAATCTGTGCCTGGATACCCGCCAATTAAAAATCGGCGATGCTTTTATTGCGATAGTCGGTAACAAGATAGATGGACGCGATTTTATTGCCAAAGCCATCGAGTTGGGTGCCAGTGCAATTCTGGTTGAGGCCGATAAAAATTGGCAGGGCATTGCCTGGTTGGGTGATGTACCGGTTATCGCCATAGAACAACTTTCCGCACAGGTCAGTGCGATTGCGGCACGCTTTTTTGGCGAGCCTAGCAAAAAAGTGCATTTGCTTGGTATTACCGGCACTAACGGTAAAACCACCTGCAGTTTGTTGGCGGCGCAATTGCTCGCGCGCTTGCAGCACAAATCAGCCGTTGTTGGCACCTTGGGTTACGGCTTGCTTGATACCACCGCATTGGCTCCCATTGCACAGCAACTCGGTGCATTACATTCCACAGGTTTGACCACGCCAGATCCAATTGCCTTGCAGCGTATTTTGGCCGAGTTGGTCAATGATGGTGCGGCCTCCATTGCTATCGAAGTTTCATCGCATAGTTTGCAACAAAAGCGCGTTGCCAATGTAAATGTCCACACTGCAATTTTTACCAACCTCACGCAGGATCATTTGGATTATCACGGCGACCTGACCAGTTATGGCAATGCCAAAGCGCAATTATTACAAGCGCCTGGACTGCACACCACGATTTTCAATCTGGATGACGATTGGGCCAAAAGCCTGTTAGGCAAAGTGCCTGCGGGCGTGAACGCGCTGAGCTATTCAACAAAAATAGCAGCAGATATTTACGCTCAGGATATTGAGCTAAATGCCTTCGGTGTTACCGCTCATTTAGTTACGCCCTGGGGTGAGGCGAAGATTCAATCGCCATTGTTGGGTGAGTTTAATCTCAGCAATTTGTTGGCCATTATTGCTGCAGTGGCGGTTCAGGGTTTTGCACTGGATGCGATTGTTGCCTGTGTGCCCGATTTATTGCCGGCGCCCGGGCGAATGCAGCAGGTGGTGGTTGATCAACAGGCGCAACAAGTTCAAGTAATTGTAGATTACGCCCACACTCCCGATGCTCTGGAAAATACGCTGCGTGCGATTCAGCAACACAAGGCTGGCAATATCTGGACGGTATTTGGTTGTGGCGGTGATCGCGATAAAACCAAGCGCCCGCTAATGGGCACCATTGCCGAACGTCTGAGCGATTACGTAATTGTCACCAACGACAATCCCCGCTCGGAAGAACCATCCACTATTGCCGGAGAAATTCTGCGCGGCATGAATCGCCCCAGTGGTTGTTTGGTGATAGCAGATCGTGCGCAGGCAATTGATTTTGCTGTGCAGCAGGCCAAGGCGGGCGACATAGTATTAATTGCGGGTAAGGGGCATGAGGACTATCAAATCTTCGCCACCCAAACCCTGCCATTTAGCGATACCAAACAAGCGCGTATTGCGTTGCAAAAACGCATCGCCAAATCTGAAAACGACAACAGGTCACAAGGGGCTACACCATGA
- the murG gene encoding undecaprenyldiphospho-muramoylpentapeptide beta-N-acetylglucosaminyltransferase, with product MTQKTLQVLIMAGGTGGHVFPALAVADELRTRGAQINWLGTARGIETRLVPAANIPLHFISVEGVRGRGVSGLLKAPFLIVYALLQSLRIIRRIKPDVVIGFGGFASGPGGLAAVLARTPLVIHEQNAVAGTTNRLLAKKANRVVAAFPHAFIGRSEQEVKVVGNPVRQKIQQLGAATPRYQARADQQAPLRLLVLGGSLGAKAINELVPEAMSHVPVNVRPQIWHQTGKNHAEATLALYMQHQVNAKVDAFIDDMAAAYAWADVVICRAGALTVSELMMAGVAAILIPLPSAIDDHQTFNAKNLTDAGAGIALVQKDLTAAKLAALLLTELADRDHLRSMAEKAQQLAKPDSARDVADICEEVARG from the coding sequence ATGACACAAAAAACGCTACAAGTGTTGATTATGGCAGGAGGAACCGGCGGGCATGTGTTTCCCGCCTTAGCCGTTGCCGATGAGTTGCGTACACGCGGCGCACAGATTAATTGGCTGGGTACAGCGCGTGGTATTGAAACGCGCCTGGTGCCAGCGGCCAATATCCCACTGCATTTTATTAGTGTTGAAGGTGTTCGTGGTCGCGGTGTATCGGGTTTGCTCAAGGCTCCCTTTTTAATTGTCTATGCACTCTTGCAATCGCTGCGAATTATTCGCCGCATTAAACCGGATGTTGTTATCGGTTTTGGTGGTTTTGCCTCCGGCCCTGGTGGCTTGGCAGCAGTACTGGCACGCACGCCCTTGGTCATTCATGAACAAAATGCGGTGGCGGGCACCACGAACCGCCTCTTGGCAAAAAAAGCAAATCGTGTCGTAGCGGCATTTCCCCATGCGTTTATTGGTCGCAGCGAACAAGAGGTGAAAGTGGTTGGCAATCCGGTTCGCCAAAAAATTCAACAATTGGGTGCTGCTACCCCGCGTTATCAAGCGCGTGCAGATCAGCAAGCACCGCTGCGTCTTTTAGTGTTAGGCGGTAGCTTAGGTGCGAAGGCGATTAATGAACTGGTGCCTGAAGCCATGTCGCATGTACCCGTTAATGTGCGCCCGCAGATTTGGCATCAAACCGGTAAAAATCATGCAGAAGCGACACTCGCGTTGTATATGCAGCATCAGGTTAACGCCAAGGTCGATGCCTTTATTGACGATATGGCGGCGGCCTATGCCTGGGCTGATGTGGTGATTTGTCGCGCGGGTGCCTTGACGGTTTCGGAACTGATGATGGCCGGTGTTGCTGCCATTTTAATTCCATTGCCATCCGCCATCGATGATCATCAAACCTTTAATGCAAAAAATTTAACTGATGCCGGTGCTGGTATTGCGCTGGTACAAAAAGATTTAACCGCAGCAAAACTGGCTGCATTACTGTTAACCGAATTAGCTGACCGCGATCATTTAAGGTCGATGGCGGAAAAAGCGCAGCAGCTAGCCAAGCCTGACTCTGCACGCGATGTAGCTGATATTTGTGAGGAGGTCGCCCGTGGATAA